One window from the genome of Tolypothrix sp. NIES-4075 encodes:
- the purU gene encoding formyltetrahydrofolate deformylase codes for MTSPTATLLISCPDRRGLVAKIANFIYANGGNIIHADQHTDFAAGLFLTRIEWQLDGFNLPREFIAPAFKAIAQPLSAKWELHFSDTIPRIAIWVSKQDHCLFDLIWRQRAKELTSEITLIISNHPDLKVVAEKFNIDYHHIPITKDNKSEQEAKQLELLHQYKIDLVVLAKYMQVVSADFLAKFPQTINIHHSFLPAFVGANPYHRAFERGVKIIGATAHYATPDLDAGPIIEQDVVRVSHRDEVEDLIRKGKDLERVVLARAVRLHLQNRVLVYGNRTVVFE; via the coding sequence ATGACAAGTCCGACAGCAACATTGTTAATTTCCTGCCCCGATCGACGGGGACTTGTAGCGAAAATTGCCAACTTCATCTATGCTAATGGTGGGAATATCATCCACGCAGACCAGCATACAGACTTTGCGGCTGGTTTATTTCTCACGCGGATTGAATGGCAGTTGGATGGATTTAATTTGCCGCGAGAATTCATTGCACCAGCATTTAAGGCGATCGCCCAACCTTTAAGCGCAAAGTGGGAGCTGCATTTTTCCGATACTATCCCGCGCATTGCCATTTGGGTAAGTAAGCAAGACCATTGTCTATTTGACTTGATTTGGCGACAACGTGCCAAAGAGCTGACATCGGAAATTACACTAATTATCAGCAACCATCCCGATCTAAAGGTGGTGGCAGAAAAATTTAATATCGATTATCACCACATTCCCATTACTAAAGATAACAAATCAGAACAGGAAGCTAAACAACTAGAATTACTACACCAATATAAAATTGATTTGGTTGTATTGGCTAAATATATGCAAGTTGTCAGTGCAGATTTTCTTGCTAAATTTCCCCAAACTATTAATATTCACCACTCATTTTTACCAGCTTTTGTCGGCGCAAATCCGTATCATAGAGCTTTTGAACGTGGTGTAAAAATTATTGGTGCAACGGCTCATTACGCTACTCCTGATTTAGATGCTGGTCCAATTATTGAGCAAGATGTGGTGCGAGTGAGTCACCGCGATGAAGTTGAAGATTTGATTAGAAAAGGTAAGGATTTGGAGCGAGTTGTATTAGCAAGGGCAGTGCGTTTACACTTACAAAATCGAGTTTTGGTCTATGGAAATCGGACTGTGGTTTTTGAGTGA